The DNA segment ATAGGGAGAAATCGTCACTTGCAGGCTTTGTTGACGATCTTTAACCCGACGATAGAAAGGTTCAAGCACAATGGGAGCCCATTTCTGCAGGGTCAGAGATTCCAGTCTGGGCACTCGCCCATGGGCTGCTAATTTTTGTAAGAGAATTAAGTCATTGAGCAGCTTAATTTCACGGGTGCATTCTGTTTCCAGCAGATCAAGATATTTTTTCTGTTGTTCTAAGGTTGGGATTCCCCGTAACATTTGAATAGCAATTTTAATATTGGTAATGGGTTCTCTCAGTTCATCCGCAGCAGTTTCAAGAAATTGCTCCTGAAAAAAATTGGTTTGATTTAATTGCACAATTCTGTCCTGTAATTGTAAGAAAACAGTCTGTTTCTTAAGGCGAACGGCGATCGCAGTTAAGAGATCAGCCTGTTTGAAGGGTTTGGCAATATAATCATCTGCGCCCAAATTCATTCCCTGACGGAAATCATGGGTGGTCCCTTTCGCAGTTAAAAAAATGAAGGGAGTGAGGGCGGTGCTGGCATTGTTCCGGATCTGGGACAACACAGCATGGCCGTCTAACCCCGGCATCAGAATATCACAGATAATCAAGTCAGGCAGGAGCTGAAGTGCTTTTTGGAGGCCGATTTGCCCATTTTCAGCTCCAACTGCCTCAAATCCCTCTGTATTGAGTAATTCAACAATATTTTCTAGTAAAGAGAATTCATCTTCAATGACAAGGATTTTCGGCATGATCACCTGATACTTTCCCAGCAGGGAGCGTTACTGTAACCAGAGTCCCCCTGCCCGATTCACTTGCAACTGCAATATGGCCATGATGTAAATTTACACATTGTTGCACGATCGTCAATCCTAAGCCTGTACCGGGTATTGTCCCCACATTAGTCCCACGCACAAAGGCAGTAAAGAGTTGTTTCT comes from the Leptolyngbya sp. 'hensonii' genome and includes:
- a CDS encoding response regulator — its product is MPKILVIEDEFSLLENIVELLNTEGFEAVGAENGQIGLQKALQLLPDLIICDILMPGLDGHAVLSQIRNNASTALTPFIFLTAKGTTHDFRQGMNLGADDYIAKPFKQADLLTAIAVRLKKQTVFLQLQDRIVQLNQTNFFQEQFLETAADELREPITNIKIAIQMLRGIPTLEQQKKYLDLLETECTREIKLLNDLILLQKLAAHGRVPRLESLTLQKWAPIVLEPFYRRVKDRQQSLQVTISPYLPDLLSDRADLQYVLEELLDNACKYTAPKGKIILEIYRAPLQNPGGENGISGVMIAVSNEADLASEVIPKLFDQFYRVPGGDRWNQGSSGLGLTLVKKLVERLEGSIQVMSENGWTHFYLFLPALHRVS